In the Argiope bruennichi chromosome 8, qqArgBrue1.1, whole genome shotgun sequence genome, CGTATAACATTAAAGGATCTGCAGCAATTCTAATATAATTGCCTTTTTTTGCTTCagatttgattatttcttttgctGCATTTATTTGCAAAAGTTTAAGGCAAAgcagtaaatgaataaaaatttgtgtataacagatttttttagtaagaaatattatatttcacttgTCATCTATTGCTTTCATGAATGAAAATTGATTTAGCTTTAATGAAAGTAAGTAActattgcaaaatgtttttaatgtttattatatatttatattctgattTTTCAACTAAAGTTTAGGTTATGATTCTCTAATCTGAACTAAAATGaacaaatggcaaaaaaaaaaaaaaataataaataacatgtatctatctaatgtaataaatgttaagtttatatttttctgttgacataacaatttattctttttgtaatacTCTTTATAAGTTAAATGTCCATATGTAAATGTTTTTTCTCtaaatctatcttttaaattttgactaaTTATCTGCTTCGTTAAATTCTGCCTCTACAACTTGAAATGGTTATTTAACCCCTCAATtgctgataaaattataaatgattgcTTCTTATTGCCACCTGATTTTACATAATTCTATATCACAGGCAAAGGGTCAGGATTCTACATAATTCTCTCTCTTATTCTATATCATAGGCAAATCCCTCTTCTAgaccaatttattatatttcaaaacagagAGTGCAGTTATACAAATAATTACAGATTGAAGGTATTTGCCATACAAATATGCTCATGGTAGTTAACACTCTTGACATCACAAGGTATGTGTATATCATTTGCAGTTAAAGGATTAGTCTAATAAAGATCTAATTTTTTTGCTCACCCAAATGATTGACAGCAATTGTGTaagaaaatattctgatttatacTAGACAAATACCGTAAAAAtcatcatataatatttataaggcATGTGCATCATCAGTGTATCataatttgtttgatttaaacAATATGTTCAGAGGACAGATTAGATTATGTCAACTTATTGGTTTTCTTTTAGGCTATTCAAGCTGCAATTAGTAATGCTTTCAAAACCCCAGAAGTTATAAGGATGTTTGCTAAGAAACAGCCTGGACAATTGCGAGAGAGATTATCTGAAGTAAGACTTATTCTTGCTAATGTatacctaaaaaatattttcttatggataataaaacaaatatttgtatatttaataattctaggctcgataaaatatttttttaaaaaagctgaatTGTCTTGTTGCTGATAGAAAATGCAAgtcagacttttttttaaatatctaattgaaTAAAGagcatttgaaaacttttttttacttatgaactgcattttaatcaaaatcttcaaaacttaaaaaaacatcaatttggatcatatttattcatttttttcttttattcgtgtaggattaaaaatttttattctttaaaaatgaatcaatgtGGATTTTACtgtatggaaattaaatatttgtgcaGTTAATCAGTTAAtcttccttccatcttgtgctcatccaactggttagataacttagtgttataggcactgGGGCTCAGGATGGCGTCATGTTACGTTTGATGCAATTAGCAATTAATTGCTAAAAGAATCACCAGAAACATTAGTCTATTGATTATGATCTCTAGTGACATGCAGTTAAGTGTAAAGTCTGTGAGTATCATACAGTTAAGCCAAAAGTTCGCCAATGGCTAGTggttaatacataaatttatttgataatttgaatgaaatgtggAAGAATCACATATAATCCTTTATATggtattagtaaataatttaacttattaaattttattcttgaaagttTCAGAATTTGATATTTGAGTAATTAGTTCCATCACTCTAATAGTTCTGAAAGCTAAAAcacttagaaaaaatttaaagcaactaAACAGGCTTgtgcttctaaatttttcttgGATTTTGAAGATCATTTGTATGAGAAAAGATTGTAATTCTGTTTGTCTCagtcatgtaaaaaaattttgaaagttttctgatGGGAAGAAGAACATTTATCAGAAAGCTAAAAGTAATATTGACACTATTTAGTTcaagaaacaattatatataaattggagtattaattatgttttagCTATGTATGAACATTGCTGTTTCTTTACAGCTAGAACGAGATGCAAAAATTGGTAAATTGTCTCAAGATGCTCTGAACCAACAGAAAATTGAGAtattgtttgtattaaagaaactGGGAGAGGATTTAAATCCTTCTGAAGCCCATTTTCTGCAATTACATTCCACTGCTACTATGAAAGAATTTGAACAGATTTCTGGAGATTcaggtaattaattaatttatatgtgtgtgtattaattcatatttatatattctaaatataagaaatgtatttatatttattcaacttAAAGCATTGAAGCAAGTTagcagtatataaaaaaatttcataaacatgttcatttatcttcaaaatatgcTTGCATGCTTTATTTATATTCCTGTTCCCTAACTATGCCTTATGTAGAAATTCTCTTAAAATGGGATgaaatgaaactgttttataatatattgatgttagaattaactttaaaatataaaattatattaaaattagtagtatattaaaattagtaGTTTATCCCATCagtgtatgaaattttaatattttggtcaaaattattaaaattctttaccatACAACATTATATACTTGTGCATTGTGCAGCTtcaatatgaaatacaaatattcatatatcattttaactagaatttaatgctgaattcaacaacaaattattatcattaaagttaattttaattaaagtttatttggcagcattttttaaaagtaattaatatttttttaaagatatgcacACCAAGttttatgttgaaataatttgagattttatatGAGTGATGTAATAAAAACTTGATTCTTGCCTTCTTTTTGATGAATGCTTCTTTCATACAAATGTCtcagaatttttcttaaagagTCATTTTGATACAAGATTTGCTAATAGAAAGACTTGAGAGGTGAACATTTAAATGTGAATAACATCTCAATTcccaattattttatcttatattcttTAAAGTTTACTTACAcctgacactttttttttttttttttttttccttgttggCATGTCAGgaatttttcataagtaaatattgccattctatttctttcttttcatgaaCTAAATGTTCTGTATGTTGTTATAGACAACAATCTTTTGATTGTATGGTGCACTTTGGGTCTCTATTGTATTAGTCAAATACTTTACTGGTCACTTAAGTTTATCAACATTTGGGGCCATTGTTAAATATGCTCCATAAAGTCAGCTTGGGGATATAGCCTTTTTCtagtatcaaatttaataacaatgttAGGAATATTTAAAGCTAATTGTGCTTTTCCTATGTGAAGCTCCATTGGACTGGTGTGATCAGGACTCAAATAGTATTCCATTTTGCTCTTaggttcttcaaaaaaaaaagttaccagCATCAATAAACTTTAAGTAAATGCATACCTTTATTCTCATATTACTTGTAAAACAGCTTAACCTCAAAATCCATTTGTGAAATTCTGAAATCTGGTGAAATATTTAGATCTGGTGCTCTACTTCTGAAACTGTTCCTGTCTTCTATGATCTTCtcttgaaagttatttaatttcggTTAGTTTCAGAAAGAAGTATCATCAGACCTTCACTGTTTTCTCTAGATCAGCATGGCCTTAAACCTTTATGCCCTTTGTCCTTTTTTGAGCCCAAAGTTGTCCTTTTCCCTAATTCAAAAGCagctcattcatttttatatgtatattttataaagtatccTTTGAAATACTCTTCCTCcacttaataaaatttacttgagaatttagaaatataattgaaatacaaaatttttttagttcatttgctttaaaagcttttatatcTTGAAATCTGTAATGTCACAGTAATTGGATGCTCGGAGAGTAATAAATTGACAATAAGAAAAAGCTGTCCTGGCAGTTTCTTTCAACAATTTCTATGGCAGGCAAGTCCTGAAAgtatatcaaaaatgttaaaaggtattaaagaaaattaatggatttatttGTGTATGATGGAAGAAACAATAGATATCCTATGTCTCGTAATCAAAATAAAACGTTTCTgcacacaaaaaatttaatataaatattctcatcatttctatcattttatcttcattttgtggggtttttttttttttttactgtaatttttcttaattgtttgatcttataaaaataattaaaatgttgctTCTTGCAATATAAATGTagaccatattttaaaattttaagaagtatatgatattaacattttgtttctgatattatatatctattttcTACTTCTCggaattatttaatcaattgtgTTTATTTGTACTATATtagatttagcaattttttatatttcttataaggAAAGCACggactattattattaattttattccacATAACCAAATTATGGTTTTGTTCTATAAAACTCTAAATACAAACTTAAAGAAAAGGccttatttatatttgttataaagacgaatatattctatatttgttatTAGAAGAActtctatatttcttatatagAAGTCTTTATGCTTTTCTTTCCTAAATGctagaaaagggggaaaaaatccttttatacTTTGCTttcctttttatactttttttccccttttctactgtaaatttcaaattcttggtGCAAATACATCTTACTTTAATAAATGCACTAGCATTTCTGTActctataatataattattttgattaaagtttatttaatggtacctgtgtattaattgcatgacaATGGCAATCATAATCAAATTGTAACAATGACTAACATTgcatcttttttttgtgtgtgattaaTACTGATTTAAACCATTGTACAATAAAACTGtgattaaattacaattatttttaagatatgctggaactaataattaattaaaatgttcagaaacttgattttatatatattgcataagTCTGTCTATATCTTTTTGTCTTGCAAAGTAGCATTACATTGagcaaaatgttttaatatttcatttgaatgacTATATATGTAGAgtgaatttctttaaatcataatgaaaatgtaaatacaGTCTGAAGAGAAAGCCTAATGTCGGTGATTAGAATTCACATAATTCTGAACTAAAAGATTTTGTCTGTCATTAATGATCTAATGCAAAACTTAATCACTTACAACAATGTTTGATAAACTTTAGTGATAAATTGAActattgcattttaaaagttactggattacttttttttttagacaATAAGTtaaaacttgatgtaaaaatgatttttaatccataaaaaattCAACTGTGTTATGCATTCTTAGTCGAATCAGTGTGGCTTATTTCCAAAAAAGTAGTCATCTTAttcaataataaaggaaattacaCAGTTAAGAagctaaaatatttagaatttgaatgaaataaattatgtacTGTTTATAACAGGTATATGCctagtttgaaaattaattgttatttaaagcCAAATAAGATTGAGATTGCACAATGGCTTAGAAATATTACCATATTCTTttgtaggagaaaaaaaaaacgggaaTACTTgtcaaaaaagattttaactaTTTGCTGGCcaagttatattttcatttcagtatgttgttctcaaatctttttaaatgatatattttttattgttaattttgaatGGAATGTTCATATTATTACCTTATATTACTctaaaattaatttgtgtattataTAAATAGTCTGTTGtacaatttatgaaattaacattttcttttctaatttttacagggactagcgagaaagttttggaaactGCAGCATCTCAGCTGAAATCAATGTGATTCTTTAATTCATCaataattgtcattttatttgGTGTTGCTCAAtgtctgttttatattttttataccaaCGTCTTAATTGATTTGTTGGTCTCTATTTATCGCATCAATGTATgttagaatagatttttttaagttgattgtTGCTAAGATGCATCATTATATATGATGTATATGATATGTTGCTGTTTAATAAATGCTGCTAAATTGTTAAGTTAATTTTGTCATGTTTTTCCCTTTTTCTCTATTAGATAAACTGATAAATCAAGTAATTTTCGTGAAAATCTTAGTTGGACAATGCTTTGCTTGTGttagatgttttattttaaaaacaacttaacTATTCTTTTAGATTTGTTCTCATGAagtaatttatctcatttttaattatctttttctcaTGATTTGTGGTGATTTACATTGTGTGTTGTTAAACAGATTTATTGACCATGACAtacaaattaaatgcaaattttaaaaatgataataatagtaattaattcagGAAAAGTAATGTAAGTATACTTGCTCTGATtgtttatatacttaaaaaagaatAGATCATAATATTCTGCTgacatatttgtttatttgtatacAACTTATACTGAACTTGTATGTAAGTCAAATTTtggtacaaaataaatattttttgaagacaggataatttttccatattgatgaatatataaaaaaattgttataaaaaattattttaaattcatttgtaaaatattgaaatattgtcagaagaatttttttttttttgttttttttttttttgtttgtctgttTGTTTTGGATATTGTAAATCAccaatgaattcttttttatattaatgcaagtaacctaaaaaattaaatattttaaataattgtcctGTAGATCCTTCATGGCATGAATATTTGttgatgtttttcatttttttaatatcaaattgatgagaatgttttaatgatttaaatcttgatttcagaatttatataattaaaaaaagcagtaattatttgtttttgttcattctagtatttataatattaatatatcatacattaaaatagatttttttacatcttttatcaCACtttatatttgaatctttttagCTTTATGatgatttgtttgaaaattatcgcttatttaacttttaaaattgattctaaatttttttttgaaatttgtttcttaatgaggtaatatttgattaaataatatcttctcccccccccccatacagctttaaaaatttaatctgttcAAGTATacctaatgtatttatatttttttaaatacctgaaATGTAAATGACGTGTCTTGTATTATATCGATtgatacagaattaaattttaattttattaatttactatttaaattgaTAAGGAAATGCACTTcctagatttattattaaatgtccTTAGATAGTACCTGAcacttattatttcataaaattctaattGTATGTATGCTTATTTTCCTATAgtgaagtaattaaataatttcttactcATATTATTAAATACCTTCTTGTGTATTGATTGAAAAGTACACTTTCTGTATTCTAA is a window encoding:
- the LOC129981874 gene encoding protein LZIC-like; amino-acid sequence: MSSRGLSETNKLKHNLEEQLDRLVSQLSDLEECESDMDEDEFAEAKAETVDQLREFNATLSKIMSGNMTLVDELGNMQLAIQAAISNAFKTPEVIRMFAKKQPGQLRERLSELERDAKIGKLSQDALNQQKIEILFVLKKLGEDLNPSEAHFLQLHSTATMKEFEQISGDSGTSEKVLETAASQLKSM